A single region of the Vicia villosa cultivar HV-30 ecotype Madison, WI linkage group LG4, Vvil1.0, whole genome shotgun sequence genome encodes:
- the LOC131597139 gene encoding uncharacterized protein LOC131597139 produces MSRPVERIEDINDGKELWKSVVRIHHRWNVVYNNKEHFEMIFVDNIGDYPGDDIHVVVPAPHVSVFTEKCLLGHTYTISNFKVVPYVLAFKASGHKYMPCEINIFFSYVVGMVNSIGYAQTESGAKKQQISMVLRDHSNNMLNCTLWESYADQFIRFNIDRVAASLPIVVLLQYAKVKEEGKYTLFVTNTYNVALLCVDADFPVMKDFIDRMPEESRVTLSDQLGGNSQLSSQNSENQQLTPVQKLLSKAVVLPIAEIIQLKDIRFCATVATTKLLVVSPFGWYYRACHMCQSIARGNNPPFECEAGHEIMAEVFRYKIEIEVTHGCKSCNFVFWNRECEMQDGITDPLDFPLALDQLLKLEMAMKQLKEKWGTNEEPNPIQIVIPETLEDLEITSDHKPDAVTPAGKSHFPGASSESTNLDGLYVGELSSNKLKKIIKMEKID; encoded by the exons ATGTCTAGGCCTGTTGAGAGAATAGAAGATATCAACGATGGAAAAGAGCTTTGGAAGAGTGTTGTTAGGATTCATCACAGATGGAATGTTGTGTATAACAACAAGGAACATTTTGAAATGATCTTTGTTGACAACATTGGTGATTACCCT GGAGATGATATTCATGTTGTTGTTCCAGCACCACATGTGTCGGTGTTCACCGAAAAATGCCTATTAGGGCATACTTATACTATATCTAATTTTAAGGTGGTGCCTTATGTTCTGGCGTTCAAGGCATCAGGACACAAATATATG CCGTgtgaaattaatatatttttttcatatgtCGTTGGAATGGTCAATAGTATTGGTTATGCACAGACTGAGTCTGGCGCCAAGAAGCAGCAAATTAGCATGGTGTTGCGTGACCACAG CAACAACATGTTGAACTGTACTCTGTGGGAATCATATGCGGATCAGTTCATCAGGTTTAACATAGATAGGGTTGCTGCATCACTTCCTATAGTTGTGTTGCTTCAGTATGCCAAAGTGAAAGAAGAAG GAAAGTATACTCTTTTTGTGACAAACACCTACAATGTGGCCCTTTTATGTGTTGATGCTGATTTTCCTGTCATGAAAGACTTTATTGATAG AATGCCTGAGGAGAGCAGGGTAACCCTGTCTGATCAACTCGGAGGGAATTCCCAATTATCCTCCCAGAATTCTGAAAATCAACAGCTGACTCCCGTGCAAAAATTGCTCTCCAAGGCTGTTGTTTTACCTATTGCTGAGATTATTCAACTTAAGGAT ATTAGATTTTGTGCTACTGTCGCTACAACAAAATTATTAGTCGTGTCTCCATTTGGATGGTACTATCGTGCCTGTCATATGTGTCAATCTATAGCGCGTGGCAACAACCCCCCATTTGAGTGTGAAGCTGGTCATGAAATCATGGCCGAAGTCTTTAG GTATAAGATTGAGATTGAGGTTACTCATGGGTGTAAAAGCTGCAATTTTGTGTTCTGGAACAGAGAATGTGAAATGCAG GATGGAATTACTGATCCATTGGACTTCCCGTTAGCACTTGATCAGTTGTTGAAGTTGGAAATGGCTATGAAG CAACTTAAGGAAAAGTGGGGAACAAATGAG GAACCTAATCCAATCCAAATTGTAATACCTGAGACTCTGGAG GACTTGGAAATTACATCTGATCACAAGCCTGATGCTGTCACACCTGCTGGTAAGAGTCATTTTCCTGGTGCATCAAGTGAATCCACTAATTTGGACGGATTATATGTTGGAGAACTGTCATCAAACAAGCTTAAGAAGATAATTAAAATGGAGAAGATTGATTAG